A single region of the Phyllostomus discolor isolate MPI-MPIP mPhyDis1 chromosome 14, mPhyDis1.pri.v3, whole genome shotgun sequence genome encodes:
- the RGS16 gene encoding regulator of G-protein signaling 16 isoform X1, producing the protein MQLDKLTQSRRVSATEYQLPRISLRGSSASSHSRCRSEPATILPTTCCPAPAAMCRTLSAFPTTCLERAKEFKTRLGIFLHKSDLGSDAGSVGKLEWSSKHSKVGKNFSEDVLGWRESFDLLLSSRNGVAAFHAFLKTEFSEENLEFWLACEEFKKIRSATKLASRAQRIFEEFICSEAPKEVNIDHETRELTRTNLQAATATCFDVAQGKTRTLMEKDSYPRFLKSTAYLDLAAQASATNTSPSGCSPAEPLHT; encoded by the exons ATGCAGCTGGATAAACTCACCCAGAGCAGACGAGTATCAGCCACTGAGTATCAGCTGCCGAGAATCAGCCTCCGCGGATCCTCTGCCTCCTCGCACTCCCGGTGCCGATCGGAGCCCGCCACGATTCTCCCCACGACGTGCTGCCCTGCACCCGCAGCCATGTGCCGGACCCTGTCTGCCTTCCCCACCACCTGCCTGGAGAG AGCCAAAGAGTTCAAGACACGTCTGGGGATCTTTCTCCACAAATCAGACCTGGGCTCTGATGCTGGGAGTGTCGGCAAGCTCGAGTGGAGCAGCAAACACAGCAAAGTGGG caaaaaCTTCTCAGAAGATGTGCTGGGATGGAGAGAGTCCTTTGACCTGCTGCTGAGCAGTAGAA ATGGGGTGGCTGCCTTCCATGCCTTCCTGAAGACGGAGTTCAGCGAGGAGAACCTGGAGTTCTGGCTGGCCTGTGAGGAGTTCAAGAAGATCCGGTCGGCTACCAAGCTGGCCTCCCGGGCTCAGCGGATCTTTGAGGAGTTCATCTGCAGCGAAGCCCCGAAAGAG GTGAACATAGACCACGAGACCAGGGAACTGACCAGGACGAACCTGCAGGCTGCCACGGCCACGTGCTTCGATGTGGCTCAGGGGAAGACACGCACCCTGATGGAGAAAGACTCCTATCCACGCTTCCTGAAGTCAACTGCTTACCTGGACCTGGCTGCCCAAGCCTCGGCCACCAACACCTCTCCGTCCGGCTGCAGCCCTGCAGAGCCCTTACACACCTGA
- the RGS16 gene encoding regulator of G-protein signaling 16 isoform X2: MQLDKLTQSRRVSATEYQLPRISLRGSSASSHSRCRSEPATILPTTCCPAPAAMCRTLSAFPTTCLERAKEFKTRLGIFLHKSDLGSDAGSVGKLEWSSKHSKVGNFSEDVLGWRESFDLLLSSRNGVAAFHAFLKTEFSEENLEFWLACEEFKKIRSATKLASRAQRIFEEFICSEAPKEVNIDHETRELTRTNLQAATATCFDVAQGKTRTLMEKDSYPRFLKSTAYLDLAAQASATNTSPSGCSPAEPLHT, from the exons ATGCAGCTGGATAAACTCACCCAGAGCAGACGAGTATCAGCCACTGAGTATCAGCTGCCGAGAATCAGCCTCCGCGGATCCTCTGCCTCCTCGCACTCCCGGTGCCGATCGGAGCCCGCCACGATTCTCCCCACGACGTGCTGCCCTGCACCCGCAGCCATGTGCCGGACCCTGTCTGCCTTCCCCACCACCTGCCTGGAGAG AGCCAAAGAGTTCAAGACACGTCTGGGGATCTTTCTCCACAAATCAGACCTGGGCTCTGATGCTGGGAGTGTCGGCAAGCTCGAGTGGAGCAGCAAACACAGCAAAGTGGG aaaCTTCTCAGAAGATGTGCTGGGATGGAGAGAGTCCTTTGACCTGCTGCTGAGCAGTAGAA ATGGGGTGGCTGCCTTCCATGCCTTCCTGAAGACGGAGTTCAGCGAGGAGAACCTGGAGTTCTGGCTGGCCTGTGAGGAGTTCAAGAAGATCCGGTCGGCTACCAAGCTGGCCTCCCGGGCTCAGCGGATCTTTGAGGAGTTCATCTGCAGCGAAGCCCCGAAAGAG GTGAACATAGACCACGAGACCAGGGAACTGACCAGGACGAACCTGCAGGCTGCCACGGCCACGTGCTTCGATGTGGCTCAGGGGAAGACACGCACCCTGATGGAGAAAGACTCCTATCCACGCTTCCTGAAGTCAACTGCTTACCTGGACCTGGCTGCCCAAGCCTCGGCCACCAACACCTCTCCGTCCGGCTGCAGCCCTGCAGAGCCCTTACACACCTGA